From Pseudomonas fluorescens, one genomic window encodes:
- a CDS encoding methyl-accepting chemotaxis protein — MEQVATAINEVTYGVQDVAKNAEHAASEMRDAQVQAQQGQVNIDASLQQIDQLSSTIDQAVQVIRTLATESTQIGSVLEVIRSIAEQTNLLALNAAIEAARAGEQGRGFAVVADEVRLLAQRTQKSTAEIQGMIERLQNHSEAAVKVIGDSSRASQLTIEQAGLAGASLSAIGQALHNLNGLNASIASATLQQAQVVEDINQNVTQAAGLSHSTALAAEQSSTASEHLRALSEQLNASLKQFRV, encoded by the coding sequence ATGGAACAGGTAGCGACCGCGATCAATGAAGTGACCTACGGCGTGCAGGACGTGGCAAAAAATGCCGAGCATGCCGCCAGCGAAATGCGCGATGCACAGGTCCAGGCCCAACAAGGCCAGGTCAACATCGATGCCAGCCTGCAACAGATCGACCAACTGTCCTCGACCATCGACCAGGCGGTGCAGGTGATTCGCACCCTGGCCACTGAGAGCACGCAGATCGGCAGTGTGCTGGAGGTGATCCGTTCGATTGCCGAGCAGACCAACCTGCTGGCCCTGAATGCCGCGATCGAAGCGGCGCGGGCCGGTGAGCAGGGCCGTGGTTTTGCCGTGGTAGCGGACGAGGTGCGCTTGCTGGCCCAGCGCACGCAGAAGTCCACCGCCGAGATCCAGGGCATGATCGAACGCCTGCAGAACCACTCCGAGGCCGCCGTCAAAGTCATCGGCGACAGCAGCCGTGCCTCGCAACTGACCATCGAACAAGCCGGCCTCGCCGGTGCCAGCCTGAGCGCCATTGGCCAGGCGCTGCACAACCTCAATGGTCTCAACGCCTCCATCGCCAGCGCCACGTTGCAACAGGCGCAGGTGGTCGAGGACATCAACCAGAACGTCACCCAGGCGGCCGGGCTGTCCCACAGCACCGCGCTGGCGGCCGAACAATCGAGCACGGCGAGCGAACACCTGCGGGCGTTGAGTGAACAGCTCAATGCCTCGCTCAAGCAGTTCCGGGTGTAA
- a CDS encoding DUF1294 domain-containing protein encodes MEIQHPRLKGLIFVALCALPGIGSTLMWLRGVSLIPLTAYGLMSLVAFLLYWSDKRKARAEQWRTPENVLHALELAGGWPGALLAQQVFRHKTRKVSFQLVFWLIVLAHQVFWIDQLFLDAGLFSLF; translated from the coding sequence CTGGAGATCCAGCATCCACGGCTCAAGGGCCTGATCTTCGTCGCGCTGTGCGCGCTGCCGGGGATCGGCTCGACCCTGATGTGGTTGCGTGGCGTCTCGCTGATCCCGCTGACGGCCTACGGGCTGATGAGCCTGGTGGCGTTCCTGCTGTACTGGAGCGACAAACGCAAGGCGCGCGCCGAGCAGTGGCGCACCCCGGAGAACGTTCTGCACGCGCTGGAACTGGCGGGTGGCTGGCCGGGAGCGCTGCTGGCCCAGCAGGTGTTCCGGCACAAGACCCGCAAGGTTTCGTTCCAGTTGGTGTTCTGGCTGATCGTGCTGGCGCATCAGGTGTTCTGGATCGACCAATTGTTCCTCGACGCCGGCTTGTTCAGCCTGTTCTAG
- a CDS encoding flavin-containing monooxygenase produces the protein MTVEKIQIDTLVVGAGQAGVAMSEHLGKLGVPHLVVERKRVAEAWRTARWDSLVANGPAWHDRFPGMEFPGLDPDAFASKGQVAEYFEAYARKINAPIRTGVEVQNVQRNAARPGFTVQTSIGVIEARHLVVATGPFQCPVIPPIAGEITGVTQIHSAQYRNPGQLADGAVLVVGAGSSGVQIADELQRAGKQVYLSVGAHDRPPRSYRNRDFCWWLGVLGDWDAEAMQPGKEHVTIAVSGARGGETIDFRRLAQQGMTLVGLTRAIDGGVVRFAENLAENIARGDENYLALLDAADAYIARNGLDLPLEPEARQMLPDPVCVTQPILELDLHAAGVSTIIWATGYSVDYSWLQVDAFKDNGKPQHQRGVSSEPGVYFVGLPWQSRRGSAFIWGVWHDAKHIADHIVKQRSYLAYRDAGQRQADAEQSIISLIQPASLMGVR, from the coding sequence ATGACAGTTGAAAAAATCCAAATCGATACCCTCGTTGTCGGTGCCGGCCAGGCCGGCGTGGCCATGAGTGAGCACCTGGGCAAGCTCGGCGTGCCGCACCTGGTGGTGGAGCGCAAGCGCGTTGCCGAGGCCTGGCGCACGGCGCGCTGGGATTCGCTGGTGGCCAATGGTCCGGCCTGGCACGACCGGTTCCCGGGCATGGAATTTCCCGGCCTCGATCCGGATGCCTTCGCTTCGAAAGGGCAGGTGGCCGAGTACTTCGAAGCCTATGCGCGGAAAATCAACGCGCCGATTCGCACCGGGGTCGAGGTGCAAAACGTCCAGCGCAACGCCGCGCGTCCAGGCTTTACCGTGCAGACCAGCATTGGGGTGATCGAAGCCCGGCATCTGGTGGTGGCTACCGGGCCATTCCAGTGCCCGGTGATTCCGCCGATTGCTGGCGAAATCACCGGGGTCACGCAGATCCATTCAGCCCAATACCGCAACCCCGGGCAACTGGCCGACGGCGCGGTACTGGTGGTAGGTGCCGGTTCGTCGGGGGTGCAGATTGCCGATGAACTGCAGCGCGCCGGCAAGCAGGTGTATCTCTCGGTAGGTGCCCACGATCGCCCGCCGCGCAGCTATCGCAACCGCGATTTCTGCTGGTGGCTGGGTGTACTCGGCGACTGGGACGCCGAGGCCATGCAACCGGGCAAGGAACACGTGACCATCGCCGTCAGCGGTGCCCGTGGCGGCGAGACCATTGATTTCCGCCGGCTGGCCCAGCAGGGCATGACCCTGGTCGGCCTGACCCGCGCCATTGACGGCGGCGTGGTCCGCTTCGCGGAGAATCTGGCGGAGAACATCGCTCGCGGCGACGAAAACTACCTGGCGCTGCTCGACGCCGCCGATGCCTACATCGCCCGCAACGGCCTCGACCTGCCGCTGGAGCCGGAAGCGCGGCAGATGTTGCCCGATCCCGTGTGTGTGACCCAGCCGATCCTCGAGCTCGACCTGCACGCGGCTGGCGTCAGCACGATTATCTGGGCCACCGGATACTCGGTCGATTACAGCTGGCTGCAAGTCGATGCCTTCAAGGACAACGGCAAACCGCAGCACCAGCGTGGCGTGTCGAGCGAGCCGGGGGTCTACTTTGTCGGCCTGCCGTGGCAGTCACGCCGGGGTTCGGCCTTCATCTGGGGTGTCTGGCACGACGCCAAGCATATCGCCGATCACATCGTGAAGCAGCGCAGCTATCTGGCCTACCGCGATGCCGGACAACGCCAGGCCGACGCCGAGCAATCAATCATTTCACTGATTCAGCCTGCCAGCCTCATGGGAGTCCGTTGA
- a CDS encoding alpha/beta hydrolase family protein: protein MSRLWALLLFCLLGSLNSVHAAPAPHPHWSVGYHHLSFLDPLDLQPMGAIAFYPSTGIEHSSTLEGYQVEATQDARVAIGRFPMLMLSHGNTGTPLALHDLATSLARKGFVVVAVIHPGDNSTDHSRLGTLSNLYGRPIQISEAITATLADPMLAPFVNPEQVGVIGYSAGGETALILSGATPDLDRLRRYCQERPADHDACNTQGELIADRDDLQPVADPRVHALMLMAPLSLKFGRQTLSGVHVPVLLYSGDGDQLVAVDKNAAALARKLPTAPNFKLLAGAGHFIFMAPCNEAQTQSMPALCTDPDGVDRADIHRNLITEAGHFFTHALARPSRAGMQTADQ, encoded by the coding sequence ATGTCACGTCTGTGGGCGTTGTTACTGTTCTGCCTACTCGGCAGCCTGAATTCGGTGCACGCCGCGCCCGCACCGCACCCGCACTGGAGTGTCGGCTACCACCACCTGAGCTTTCTTGACCCATTGGACCTGCAACCAATGGGGGCGATTGCCTTTTATCCCTCTACCGGTATCGAGCACTCGAGCACGCTTGAGGGCTATCAGGTCGAGGCCACGCAAGATGCGCGTGTCGCCATCGGCCGCTTCCCGATGCTGATGCTGTCCCACGGCAACACCGGCACGCCGCTCGCCCTGCATGACCTGGCCACCTCGCTGGCGCGCAAGGGTTTCGTGGTGGTGGCGGTAATTCACCCCGGCGACAATTCCACCGACCACAGCCGTCTTGGCACCTTGAGTAACCTTTACGGACGGCCGATCCAGATTTCCGAAGCCATCACCGCGACCCTCGCCGACCCGATGCTGGCGCCATTCGTCAATCCCGAGCAGGTCGGGGTGATCGGCTACTCCGCCGGCGGCGAAACTGCGCTGATTCTGTCTGGCGCCACCCCTGACCTGGACCGCTTGCGCCGCTACTGCCAGGAGCGCCCGGCCGATCACGACGCCTGCAATACCCAAGGCGAACTCATTGCCGACCGCGACGACCTGCAACCGGTGGCCGACCCCAGGGTTCATGCACTCATGCTCATGGCACCGCTGAGCCTGAAATTCGGCCGCCAGACCCTGTCCGGGGTCCACGTCCCGGTACTGCTCTACAGCGGCGACGGCGACCAACTGGTCGCCGTCGACAAAAACGCCGCCGCCTTGGCGCGCAAACTCCCCACCGCCCCCAACTTCAAACTCCTGGCCGGCGCCGGCCACTTCATCTTCATGGCCCCCTGCAACGAAGCCCAAACCCAAAGCATGCCGGCCCTGTGCACCGACCCCGACGGCGTCGACCGCGCCGACATCCACCGCAACCTCATCACCGAAGCCGGCCACTTCTTCACCCATGCCCTGGCACGACCAAGCCGGGCGGGGATGCAGACGGCGGATCAGTAG
- the pstA gene encoding phosphate ABC transporter permease PstA → MTDLSTPVAALPSLQRKFEGRALRSLVLTTLVWAGALLASVPLISVLYMLITRGGARLSLEVFTELPPTGFETGGGFGNAMAGTFVMVGIAAAIAVPVGIMAAVFLAELGPHSRLANAARFAAKMLTGLPSILAGVFAYALVVMTTGTYSAPAGGVALAVLMLPIVVLTAEESMKMVPKIMKDAAYGMGCTRSQVIWKIVLPTGLPAILTGVMLAVARAAGETAPLLFTALFSNYWIFHDGDLAVMNPTASLAVLIYNFSGMPFDNQLELAWAASLVLVMIVLVVNIVSRIFGKPKY, encoded by the coding sequence ATGACGGACCTCTCTACCCCTGTAGCCGCCCTGCCGAGCCTGCAGCGCAAGTTCGAAGGCCGCGCCCTGCGCAGTCTGGTGCTGACCACCCTGGTCTGGGCCGGTGCGCTGCTGGCCAGCGTGCCGCTGATCTCCGTGCTGTACATGCTGATCACCCGTGGCGGTGCGCGCCTGAGCCTGGAAGTCTTCACCGAGCTGCCACCCACCGGTTTTGAAACCGGTGGCGGCTTCGGTAACGCCATGGCCGGTACGTTCGTCATGGTCGGCATCGCCGCCGCCATCGCCGTGCCGGTGGGCATTATGGCGGCGGTGTTCCTGGCCGAGCTGGGTCCGCACAGCCGCCTGGCCAATGCCGCGCGCTTTGCCGCAAAAATGCTCACGGGCCTGCCGTCGATCCTGGCCGGTGTGTTTGCCTATGCCCTGGTGGTGATGACCACCGGCACCTACTCGGCCCCGGCCGGTGGTGTGGCGCTGGCGGTGCTGATGCTGCCGATCGTCGTGCTGACCGCCGAAGAGTCGATGAAGATGGTGCCCAAAATCATGAAGGACGCGGCCTACGGCATGGGCTGCACCCGCTCGCAAGTGATCTGGAAAATCGTCCTGCCAACCGGCCTGCCGGCGATCCTCACCGGCGTGATGCTCGCGGTGGCACGTGCCGCCGGCGAAACCGCCCCCCTGCTGTTTACCGCGCTGTTCAGCAACTACTGGATCTTCCACGACGGCGACCTGGCAGTGATGAATCCAACGGCATCCCTTGCCGTGCTGATTTACAACTTCTCCGGCATGCCATTCGACAACCAGCTGGAGCTCGCCTGGGCGGCCTCGCTGGTGCTGGTAATGATCGTACTGGTCGTGAATATCGTCAGCCGTATTTTCGGCAAGCCCAAGTATTGA
- a CDS encoding FMN-dependent NADH-azoreductase — protein MKLLHIDSSILGDNSASRQLSHDVVQAWTATEPEAVVTYRDLASDAISHFSAATLVAAGTSAELRNAAQQHEADLSASTLAEFLAADAVVIAAPMYNFSIPTQLKAWIDRIAVAGQTFRYTEAGPEGLCGNKKVVVVSTAGGLHQDQPTAVGHEEYLKVMLGFIGITDIEFVRAHGLAYGDDVRSKAMSDAKARISEQLFVAA, from the coding sequence ATGAAACTGCTGCACATCGATTCCAGCATCCTCGGCGACAACTCGGCCTCCCGTCAGTTGAGCCACGACGTGGTCCAGGCCTGGACTGCCACAGAACCTGAAGCTGTGGTCACCTACCGCGACCTGGCCAGCGATGCCATCAGCCACTTCAGTGCAGCGACCCTGGTGGCAGCGGGCACCAGTGCCGAGTTGCGCAACGCCGCGCAACAGCACGAAGCCGACCTCAGCGCCTCGACCCTGGCCGAATTCCTCGCCGCCGATGCCGTAGTGATCGCCGCGCCGATGTACAACTTTTCGATCCCGACTCAGCTCAAGGCCTGGATCGACCGTATCGCCGTCGCCGGCCAGACGTTCCGCTACACCGAAGCCGGTCCTGAAGGCCTGTGTGGCAACAAGAAAGTCGTGGTGGTGTCGACCGCCGGTGGCCTGCATCAAGACCAACCGACCGCTGTCGGCCATGAGGAGTACCTGAAAGTCATGCTCGGGTTTATCGGTATCACCGACATCGAGTTCGTCCGTGCCCACGGCTTGGCCTACGGTGATGACGTACGCAGCAAAGCCATGAGCGATGCGAAAGCCCGGATCAGCGAGCAGTTGTTCGTCGCTGCCTGA
- the pnuC gene encoding nicotinamide riboside transporter PnuC — MSGLELFAATLGVIAVWLTVKQNPWCWPIGLVMVLLYSWIFFDVKLYSDMLLQVVYAGLQLYGWWQWTRGGATHHGREVTRLGAGTVTRDLALGAIGSLLLGAAMAHWTDAAQPWLDAALTGFSLVAQWWMAQKRVQCWSLWIAVDVIFVGLFVYKGLYLTAGLYAVFTALAVQGLREWRADPALRT, encoded by the coding sequence ATGTCCGGGCTTGAACTGTTTGCCGCCACGCTCGGCGTGATCGCTGTCTGGTTGACGGTCAAGCAGAACCCCTGGTGCTGGCCAATCGGCCTGGTGATGGTGCTGCTCTACAGCTGGATTTTCTTCGACGTCAAACTCTACTCGGACATGTTGCTGCAGGTGGTCTACGCCGGCCTGCAGTTGTATGGCTGGTGGCAATGGACGCGCGGGGGCGCCACCCATCATGGCCGCGAGGTCACCCGCCTGGGCGCAGGCACAGTCACTCGCGACCTGGCCCTGGGCGCCATCGGCAGCCTACTGTTGGGCGCGGCCATGGCCCATTGGACCGATGCCGCGCAGCCGTGGCTGGACGCCGCCCTGACCGGCTTCAGTCTGGTCGCCCAGTGGTGGATGGCGCAAAAACGCGTGCAATGCTGGTCGCTGTGGATTGCCGTGGATGTGATCTTCGTCGGCCTGTTCGTCTACAAGGGCCTGTACCTGACGGCCGGCTTGTACGCGGTGTTCACCGCGCTGGCGGTCCAGGGCCTGCGTGAGTGGCGTGCTGACCCGGCACTGCGCACATGA
- the pstC gene encoding phosphate ABC transporter permease subunit PstC: protein MNRPFSVPVNPDSACQPPSTKDFLVDRTFRAFARVGVVLVLALVFALVFEVGRKALPGMEKHGFDVLFGSVWDVNQGKYGILPAIWGTLYSAFIALLIAGFFGVSMAIFLTQDFLPAKLAAVFRTIVELLAAIPSVVYGLWGIYVVIPAIRPLTTWLHTELSWVPFFGTSLSGPGLLPAALVLAIMILPTIAAVSQDALTAVPMKTKQAAYGMGTTHWEAILKVMVPSAATGIFGSLVLGLGRALGETMALAMLVGNANNISLSLFAPANTLAALLALNFPEAGPNEIEVLMYAALVLMMITLLVNVLGSMIMLYAQRGNK, encoded by the coding sequence ATGAACAGACCCTTTAGCGTACCGGTTAATCCGGACTCCGCCTGCCAGCCGCCCTCGACCAAAGACTTCCTTGTTGATCGTACCTTCCGTGCGTTCGCGCGCGTCGGTGTGGTGCTGGTGCTGGCGTTAGTCTTCGCGCTGGTCTTCGAAGTCGGTCGCAAGGCATTGCCGGGCATGGAAAAGCATGGCTTTGACGTGCTCTTTGGCAGTGTCTGGGACGTTAACCAAGGCAAGTACGGCATCCTCCCGGCCATCTGGGGCACGCTGTACAGCGCCTTTATCGCGTTGCTGATCGCCGGCTTCTTCGGCGTGAGCATGGCGATTTTCCTGACCCAGGATTTCCTCCCGGCGAAACTCGCCGCCGTATTTCGCACCATCGTCGAATTGCTCGCCGCGATCCCCAGCGTCGTCTACGGCCTGTGGGGCATCTACGTGGTCATTCCGGCGATCCGCCCGCTGACCACCTGGTTGCACACCGAGCTCAGTTGGGTACCTTTTTTCGGCACATCACTGAGTGGCCCCGGACTGCTTCCCGCAGCACTGGTGCTGGCCATCATGATCCTGCCGACCATTGCCGCGGTGTCCCAGGACGCCCTGACCGCCGTGCCGATGAAAACCAAACAGGCCGCTTACGGCATGGGGACCACCCATTGGGAAGCGATTCTCAAGGTCATGGTGCCTTCTGCTGCTACCGGCATCTTTGGCTCGCTGGTTCTCGGTTTGGGCCGGGCGCTGGGCGAAACCATGGCCCTGGCCATGCTGGTGGGCAATGCCAACAACATTTCCCTGTCGCTGTTCGCCCCGGCCAACACCCTCGCGGCCTTGCTGGCGCTGAACTTCCCGGAAGCCGGGCCGAACGAAATCGAAGTGCTGATGTACGCCGCACTGGTGCTGATGATGATCACCCTGCTGGTGAACGTCCTCGGCTCGATGATCATGCTCTACGCCCAGCGGGGTAATAAATGA
- a CDS encoding undecaprenyl-diphosphate phosphatase, producing MDLWTAAQALILGVVEGLTEFLPISSTGHQIIVADLLDFGGERAMAFNIIIQLGAILAVVWEFRRKILDVVIGLPTQKNAQRFTANLLIAFLPAVVLGVIFADLIHHYLFNPITVATALVIGGIIMLWAERRVHTVRAETVDDMVWTDALKIGFTQCLAMIPGTSRSGSTIIGGLLFGLSRKAATEFSFFLAMPTMVGAAVYSGYKYRDLFQASDLPVFAIGFVTAFVFAMIAVKGLLKFIASHSYAAFAWYRIAFGLLILATWQFGWIDWAAAKP from the coding sequence ATGGATCTTTGGACGGCCGCACAGGCTTTGATTCTTGGAGTTGTAGAAGGGCTGACGGAGTTTTTGCCCATTTCCAGTACCGGGCACCAGATCATCGTCGCCGACTTGCTCGACTTCGGTGGCGAACGGGCCATGGCGTTCAACATCATCATCCAGCTCGGCGCGATTCTCGCCGTGGTCTGGGAGTTTCGCCGCAAGATCCTCGATGTGGTCATCGGCCTGCCGACCCAGAAAAACGCCCAGCGTTTCACCGCCAACCTGCTGATCGCCTTTCTGCCGGCGGTGGTGCTTGGGGTGATCTTTGCCGATCTGATCCACCACTACCTGTTCAACCCGATCACGGTGGCGACCGCGTTGGTGATTGGCGGGATCATCATGTTGTGGGCCGAACGCCGGGTGCATACCGTGCGCGCCGAAACGGTCGATGACATGGTCTGGACCGATGCCCTGAAAATCGGCTTCACCCAGTGCCTGGCGATGATTCCGGGGACCTCGCGTTCCGGCTCGACGATCATCGGTGGCCTGTTGTTCGGCCTGTCGCGCAAAGCCGCCACCGAGTTTTCATTCTTCCTCGCCATGCCAACCATGGTCGGTGCCGCGGTGTACTCGGGCTACAAGTACCGTGACCTGTTCCAGGCCTCCGACCTGCCGGTGTTCGCCATCGGCTTCGTCACCGCATTCGTTTTCGCGATGATCGCGGTCAAGGGCCTGCTCAAGTTCATCGCCAGCCACAGCTACGCCGCGTTTGCCTGGTACCGGATCGCCTTCGGCCTGCTGATTTTGGCGACCTGGCAGTTCGGCTGGATCGATTGGGCAGCGGCCAAGCCGTGA
- a CDS encoding MmcQ/YjbR family DNA-binding protein: MTEDAVAQFCLALPGAREDYKWGGVRVFSVAGTKMFALQNLRGDSLAFKVDKDLFLGHVDRPGISPAPYLARAQWIIMQLPYPLGADELQGLLQRSHQLVVSKLPKRVQVGLLL; this comes from the coding sequence ATGACCGAGGACGCCGTGGCGCAGTTCTGCCTGGCACTGCCGGGTGCCCGGGAAGACTATAAATGGGGCGGTGTGCGGGTGTTTTCGGTGGCCGGCACCAAAATGTTCGCCCTGCAAAACCTGCGGGGCGACTCTCTGGCGTTCAAGGTCGACAAGGATCTGTTCCTGGGCCATGTCGACCGTCCCGGCATAAGCCCGGCGCCGTATCTGGCGCGGGCCCAGTGGATCATCATGCAACTGCCCTACCCGCTGGGCGCCGACGAGCTGCAAGGCTTGCTGCAACGTTCCCATCAACTGGTAGTGAGTAAGTTGCCCAAACGCGTGCAAGTTGGTTTGTTGCTCTAG
- the pstB gene encoding phosphate ABC transporter ATP-binding protein PstB: MDCKLDKIFYGNFLAVRDSHVPIEKNKITGFIGPSGCGKSTVLRSLNRMNDLVKGFRFEGHVHFLGQDVYGKGVDPVVVRRYIGMVFQQPNPFSMSIFDNVAFGLRLNRYKGDLGDRVKHALQGAALWDEVKDKLKVSGLSLSGGQQQRLCIARAIATEPEVLLLDEPCSALDPIATRRVEELMVELKKDYTIALVTHNMQQAIRVADTTAFFSVDISQGTRTGYLVEMGPTTQIFDNPREQMTSDYISGKFS, encoded by the coding sequence ATGGACTGCAAGCTGGACAAAATTTTCTACGGTAACTTCCTGGCGGTCCGTGACAGCCATGTGCCGATCGAAAAGAACAAGATCACCGGTTTCATCGGACCTTCCGGCTGCGGCAAGAGTACGGTACTGCGCAGCCTCAACCGGATGAACGATCTGGTCAAAGGCTTCCGCTTTGAAGGCCACGTGCACTTCCTCGGCCAGGATGTCTACGGCAAGGGTGTGGACCCAGTGGTGGTGCGCCGCTACATCGGCATGGTGTTCCAGCAGCCCAACCCGTTCTCCATGAGCATTTTCGACAACGTCGCCTTTGGCCTGCGCCTGAATCGCTACAAGGGCGACCTGGGTGATCGCGTCAAGCACGCGCTGCAGGGCGCGGCGCTGTGGGATGAAGTCAAGGACAAGCTCAAGGTCAGCGGCCTGTCGCTGTCCGGCGGCCAGCAACAACGCCTGTGCATTGCCCGCGCCATCGCTACCGAGCCGGAAGTGCTATTGCTCGATGAGCCATGCTCGGCGCTTGACCCGATCGCTACCCGCCGGGTCGAAGAGTTGATGGTCGAGCTGAAGAAGGACTACACCATCGCCCTGGTCACCCACAACATGCAGCAGGCGATTCGGGTGGCCGACACCACGGCGTTCTTCTCGGTTGATATTTCCCAGGGTACGCGCACCGGTTATCTGGTGGAAATGGGCCCGACCACGCAGATTTTCGACAATCCGCGCGAGCAAATGACCAGCGACTACATCAGCGGCAAGTTCAGCTAA
- a CDS encoding LysR substrate-binding domain-containing protein has product MTLTEGTARNLSDLYYFAKVVEAGGFAAAGRLLGIPKSRLSRRIAELEERLGARLLQRTTRQLNLTAVGERYLRHCQAMLLEAEMADEAVASMTSEPRGRLRVSCPVGLAHEFLPGVISSFLQRFPQVQLEMQLLNRRVDLVTEGIDVALRVRELGDEDPLLVTRRLRQAQTVIVAAPSFVRERQINTPDDLKQVPVLGALEADRLVHLRMIGEQGQTCDLSLEARLGIDDFLVRKACTLAGLGFTILPMMYCEEELANGSLVQLLPQWSLPGGWLQAVYPHRRGVLPAVRAWIEHLAESFNSCGDRLI; this is encoded by the coding sequence ATGACATTGACAGAGGGCACCGCCCGAAATCTGTCCGACCTCTATTACTTCGCCAAGGTGGTCGAAGCCGGCGGTTTCGCTGCCGCCGGCCGCCTGCTGGGTATTCCCAAGTCACGCCTGTCACGGCGCATCGCCGAGCTCGAAGAACGTCTCGGTGCGCGCTTGCTGCAGCGCACCACCCGCCAGCTCAATCTGACCGCCGTCGGCGAACGCTACCTGCGCCATTGCCAGGCGATGCTGCTGGAAGCCGAGATGGCCGACGAAGCCGTGGCGAGCATGACCAGCGAGCCACGGGGACGACTGCGGGTGTCGTGCCCGGTGGGCTTGGCTCATGAATTTCTGCCAGGGGTGATCAGCAGCTTTCTCCAGCGTTTCCCCCAGGTGCAGCTGGAAATGCAGTTGCTCAATCGTCGCGTTGATTTGGTGACAGAGGGCATCGATGTCGCCCTGCGGGTGCGCGAGCTCGGCGATGAAGACCCTTTGCTGGTGACCCGCCGCCTACGCCAGGCGCAGACTGTGATAGTCGCCGCTCCGAGCTTTGTCCGCGAACGCCAGATCAACACCCCGGACGACCTGAAACAGGTGCCAGTGCTTGGCGCCCTGGAAGCCGACCGCCTGGTGCATTTGCGCATGATTGGCGAACAGGGACAGACCTGTGACCTGAGCCTGGAAGCGCGTCTGGGTATCGACGACTTTCTGGTGCGCAAGGCCTGCACCCTGGCGGGGCTGGGCTTCACCATCCTGCCGATGATGTACTGCGAGGAGGAGCTGGCCAACGGCTCGCTGGTGCAATTACTGCCCCAATGGTCATTGCCCGGCGGTTGGCTGCAGGCGGTCTACCCTCATCGTCGGGGTGTACTGCCGGCGGTACGCGCCTGGATCGAGCATTTGGCCGAGTCGTTCAACAGCTGCGGGGATCGTCTGATATGA
- the pstS gene encoding phosphate ABC transporter substrate-binding protein PstS has protein sequence MKSLMKSVALAVTATLCAGSVFAADNVRLTGSGASFPAPIYLTWFKDFSKKTEGVTVDYQSKGSGAGVQDFLNKTVDFAASDSAMKDEDIAKVAEGAQLLPMTAGEIVLAYNLPGNPKGLKLPREVYSNIFLGKITKWNDPQIAAANPELKLPDMPITVVVRADSSGTTAVFTKHLAAINTEFNTTLGEGNTVNWPASDKFIKSPKNDGVTATVRQTPGAVGYIEYGFAKLAKVDFAQLQNKAGQYVVPNAESGAEALAAVKMPENLVAWLPDPDGAKSYPITSYTWMIFRKDNGNPAKAKAMRDMVEYSLTEGQKIADSMGYIPLPPSVIDQVRKASANIQ, from the coding sequence ATGAAAAGCTTGATGAAGTCCGTTGCCCTCGCCGTTACAGCCACTCTTTGTGCCGGCTCCGTATTCGCTGCCGATAATGTTCGCCTGACCGGTTCCGGCGCCAGCTTCCCTGCGCCGATCTACCTCACCTGGTTCAAGGACTTCAGCAAGAAGACCGAAGGCGTCACCGTCGACTACCAATCCAAAGGCAGCGGTGCAGGTGTACAGGACTTCCTGAACAAGACCGTCGACTTCGCCGCCAGCGACTCGGCAATGAAAGACGAAGACATTGCCAAAGTAGCCGAAGGCGCCCAGTTGCTGCCGATGACCGCCGGCGAAATCGTTCTGGCCTACAACCTGCCAGGCAATCCTAAAGGCCTGAAGCTGCCACGCGAGGTGTACTCCAACATCTTCCTGGGCAAGATCACCAAGTGGAACGATCCACAGATCGCTGCAGCCAACCCGGAACTGAAACTGCCTGACATGCCGATCACCGTGGTCGTGCGTGCAGACTCCAGCGGTACTACCGCTGTGTTCACCAAGCATTTGGCAGCCATCAACACCGAGTTCAACACCACTCTGGGTGAAGGCAACACGGTCAACTGGCCGGCCAGCGACAAATTCATCAAGTCGCCGAAGAACGATGGCGTGACCGCTACCGTGCGCCAGACCCCGGGTGCTGTCGGCTACATCGAGTACGGCTTCGCCAAGTTGGCCAAGGTTGACTTCGCCCAACTGCAGAACAAGGCCGGTCAGTACGTAGTGCCGAATGCCGAAAGCGGCGCCGAAGCACTGGCCGCGGTGAAAATGCCAGAGAACCTGGTGGCCTGGCTGCCGGATCCGGACGGTGCCAAGTCCTACCCGATCACCTCCTACACCTGGATGATCTTCCGCAAGGACAACGGCAACCCGGCCAAAGCCAAGGCCATGCGCGACATGGTCGAGTACAGCCTGACCGAAGGTCAGAAGATCGCCGACTCGATGGGTTACATCCCGCTGCCGCCGTCGGTGATCGATCAGGTTCGCAAAGCTTCCGCCAACATTCAGTAA